One window of uncultured Methanoregula sp. genomic DNA carries:
- a CDS encoding TIGR00725 family protein: MGQIAIIGAASATEEEYRVALMAGRLIAEQNETLICGGLGGVMEAACRGASENGGVTVGIVSGTGNGNEYLHIAIRTGLGHARNVIVVQSADAVIAIGGSHGTLSEIAVALKLGIPVFGLKTWDIPGVVSCTTPEDAVIRAVSAARRSPLYNTRRAGSGSP, from the coding sequence ATGGGCCAGATTGCGATAATCGGGGCCGCCAGTGCGACGGAGGAGGAGTACCGGGTGGCTCTCATGGCCGGCCGCCTTATTGCAGAGCAGAACGAGACCCTGATCTGCGGGGGTCTTGGCGGGGTGATGGAGGCCGCGTGCAGGGGTGCCTCTGAAAACGGCGGGGTTACTGTCGGAATTGTGTCCGGCACCGGTAACGGCAACGAGTATCTCCACATCGCGATCCGGACCGGCCTTGGCCATGCCCGGAATGTCATCGTGGTGCAGTCAGCCGATGCGGTTATCGCGATTGGCGGGAGCCATGGAACGCTCTCGGAGATCGCCGTTGCGCTCAAACTCGGGATTCCCGTATTCGGGTTAAAAACATGGGACATTCCCGGCGTTGTTTCCTGCACAACCCCGGAAGACGCCGTGATCAGGGCAGTTTCCGCTGCACGCCGGTCTCCTTTGTATAATACCCGCCGAGCCGGATCAGGTTCTCCTTAA
- the ileS gene encoding isoleucine--tRNA ligase — MREVTANFSAKEIENGVQEYWRTHDTYKAVKQHRSAGKPFFFVDGPPYTTGHIHLGTAWNKILKDSILRFHRMNGRNVIDRAGYDMHGLPIEVKVEQALGFESKKDIEKFGIQAFIEKCREFAVTNKKLMDTQFESLGVWLDFAGAYQTVTPDYIEAAWWTLAKAEEKGMLERGHRVVNWCPRCETAIADAEVEYWDENDPSIFVKFPLRGKPGEFLVIWTTTPWTLPANVAVAVSKDFEYAKVLAKKDGKEEHLWIAEPLVKSVLKKARFKDYSIVEKKSGADLKGWVYDSPLLSQVPLQRDIEHRVTIADFVALENTGMVHIAPGHGWDDYVLGTKEGLPIVCPVDGAGKFREEAGEFAGQFVRDANENVLVALGDHLLAKEMITHRYGHCWRCKTPIIFRATSQWFLKASEMRDLMLSEVEKVTWYPEWAGSARFYDWIKEARDWCISRQRYWGIPIPVWVCTTCDKYRVIGTIKELEEASGTPLPDPHRPFVDAVTIPCSCGGTMKRVGDIFDVWFDSAVASWATLGFPNKTRDFDALWPADFITEGQDQTRGWFYSQLGASTIAFGKAPYKSVCMHGFALDAEGKKMSKSLGNVVNPGDVIEKVGVDVLRLYILSSSAPWDDLKFNWEGVGTINRAVNILWNVYRFPVPYMILDKFEPASKNGIWDDAYIRANLARMPDEDRFIISRINSVAATVDAAVKECQLHRATREIVNFILEDLSRWYVQLVRPRMWLEGESEQKVFAYETIYYVMRRLMGTLAPFCPHLTEEIYRNLRCAHDPASVHLLDWNAGDAAFVDAQLEGAVAIVRSFDEASANARQTGKRKLRWPVAEVVVVTNSDAVKSAIGRLNAVCMDRANARRVTVVMGRWDRVGWHAEPVMKALGKGFGKDSFRLKGLIEAADGNYLKAETDAGRMVKIGSGDAVFEVGAEHMTFTEKLPADIFSAPMTDATVYVDVALTPDLEAEGYAREVIRRIQDMRKQLDLAVEDIINVEVAVADMRILALLHNDATIALIADEVRAKFFGFCKDGAQPDTARYASIKEWDVEGVTMTIGIARTS; from the coding sequence TTGAGAGAAGTCACCGCGAACTTCAGTGCCAAGGAGATCGAGAACGGGGTGCAGGAATACTGGCGCACCCACGATACATACAAGGCAGTAAAGCAGCACCGCAGTGCGGGAAAACCGTTCTTTTTTGTTGACGGCCCGCCGTATACCACGGGGCATATCCACCTCGGGACCGCGTGGAACAAGATCTTAAAGGACAGCATCCTGCGCTTCCACCGCATGAACGGCCGCAATGTCATCGACCGGGCAGGCTATGATATGCATGGCCTCCCCATCGAGGTCAAGGTCGAACAGGCGCTCGGATTTGAATCCAAGAAGGACATCGAGAAATTCGGGATCCAGGCTTTCATTGAGAAGTGCCGGGAGTTCGCGGTCACGAACAAGAAACTCATGGACACCCAGTTCGAGAGCCTCGGGGTCTGGCTGGATTTCGCGGGGGCATACCAGACGGTAACACCGGACTATATCGAGGCCGCATGGTGGACTCTTGCCAAAGCGGAAGAGAAAGGCATGCTCGAGCGGGGACACCGGGTAGTGAACTGGTGCCCCCGGTGCGAGACGGCGATTGCGGACGCTGAAGTGGAATACTGGGACGAGAACGACCCCTCGATCTTCGTCAAGTTCCCCCTCCGCGGAAAACCGGGTGAGTTCCTGGTCATCTGGACCACGACTCCCTGGACCCTGCCGGCGAACGTTGCCGTGGCAGTCTCAAAGGACTTCGAGTACGCAAAAGTGCTTGCCAAGAAAGACGGGAAGGAAGAGCATCTCTGGATCGCTGAACCCCTTGTAAAATCGGTGCTGAAAAAAGCGCGGTTCAAGGATTACAGCATTGTCGAGAAAAAGAGCGGCGCTGATCTCAAGGGCTGGGTGTACGACTCGCCGCTCCTTTCACAGGTGCCGCTCCAGCGCGACATCGAACACCGGGTCACGATCGCTGACTTCGTTGCCCTGGAAAATACCGGCATGGTCCACATCGCCCCCGGCCATGGCTGGGACGACTACGTGCTCGGGACAAAGGAAGGGCTCCCTATCGTCTGCCCGGTTGACGGGGCAGGCAAATTCAGGGAAGAGGCCGGGGAGTTTGCCGGCCAGTTTGTCCGGGACGCAAACGAGAACGTGCTCGTGGCGCTGGGCGACCATCTTCTCGCAAAGGAGATGATCACGCACCGCTACGGTCACTGCTGGCGCTGCAAGACACCGATCATCTTCCGGGCCACCTCCCAGTGGTTCCTCAAGGCTTCCGAGATGCGGGACCTGATGCTCTCCGAAGTTGAAAAGGTCACGTGGTATCCCGAATGGGCAGGAAGTGCACGGTTCTATGACTGGATCAAGGAAGCCCGCGACTGGTGCATCTCCCGGCAGCGGTACTGGGGCATCCCGATCCCGGTCTGGGTCTGCACAACGTGCGACAAGTACCGGGTCATCGGCACAATAAAGGAACTCGAAGAAGCGAGCGGAACACCGCTTCCCGATCCCCACCGCCCGTTTGTGGATGCGGTCACGATCCCGTGCAGCTGTGGCGGCACTATGAAGCGGGTCGGGGATATCTTCGATGTCTGGTTCGACTCGGCAGTTGCCTCGTGGGCAACGCTCGGGTTCCCGAACAAGACCAGAGATTTCGATGCCCTCTGGCCGGCCGACTTCATCACTGAGGGCCAGGACCAGACCCGGGGCTGGTTCTATTCCCAGCTCGGGGCGAGCACGATAGCATTCGGGAAAGCCCCGTACAAGAGCGTCTGCATGCACGGGTTTGCTCTCGATGCGGAAGGCAAGAAGATGTCAAAAAGCCTCGGGAATGTTGTGAACCCCGGGGATGTCATCGAAAAAGTCGGCGTGGATGTTCTCCGGCTCTATATCCTCTCCTCTTCAGCCCCGTGGGACGACCTCAAGTTCAACTGGGAGGGCGTGGGGACGATCAACCGGGCGGTCAATATCCTCTGGAACGTGTACCGTTTCCCGGTGCCGTACATGATCCTCGACAAGTTCGAACCGGCTTCGAAGAACGGGATCTGGGACGATGCTTATATCCGGGCAAACCTTGCACGGATGCCTGACGAGGACCGCTTCATCATCTCCCGGATCAACTCGGTAGCGGCGACCGTGGACGCTGCAGTAAAGGAGTGCCAGCTCCACCGGGCCACCCGCGAGATCGTGAACTTCATTCTCGAAGACCTCTCGCGCTGGTATGTCCAGCTCGTCCGCCCCCGCATGTGGCTCGAAGGCGAATCCGAGCAGAAAGTGTTCGCCTACGAGACGATCTACTACGTAATGCGCCGGCTCATGGGCACCCTTGCGCCGTTCTGCCCGCACCTCACCGAGGAGATCTACCGGAACCTCCGGTGTGCACATGATCCCGCGAGCGTTCACCTGCTGGACTGGAATGCCGGCGATGCTGCGTTCGTGGATGCACAGCTCGAAGGGGCAGTGGCGATTGTCCGCTCGTTCGATGAGGCGTCCGCAAATGCCCGGCAGACCGGGAAGCGGAAACTCCGCTGGCCGGTTGCCGAAGTCGTGGTGGTCACGAACTCCGATGCCGTGAAGAGCGCAATCGGGCGGCTCAATGCGGTCTGCATGGACCGGGCCAATGCCCGCAGGGTAACGGTCGTCATGGGGCGCTGGGACCGGGTAGGCTGGCATGCCGAGCCGGTGATGAAGGCGCTTGGCAAGGGATTTGGCAAAGACTCGTTCCGGCTCAAGGGGCTTATCGAGGCTGCCGATGGCAACTATCTCAAGGCAGAGACTGATGCCGGCCGCATGGTCAAAATCGGCAGCGGCGATGCAGTCTTCGAGGTCGGTGCAGAGCATATGACCTTCACCGAGAAACTCCCCGCCGATATCTTCTCGGCCCCGATGACGGATGCAACCGTGTACGTGGACGTGGCACTCACGCCCGATCTTGAAGCGGAAGGCTATGCCCGCGAAGTGATCCGGCGTATCCAGGATATGCGCAAACAGCTCGATCTCGCGGTCGAGGACATCATCAACGTGGAAGTTGCCGTTGCGGATATGCGAATCCTCGCCCTCCTCCACAACGATGCAACCATTGCCCTGATTGCCGATGAAGTCCGGGCAAAGTTCTTCGGGTTCTGCAAAGACGGGGCACAACCGGATACGGCACGCTATGCATCCATCAAGGAATGGGACGTGGAAGGCGTGACGATGACAATCGGGATCGCAAGGACCAGCTGA
- a CDS encoding D-aminoacyl-tRNA deacylase — MRIALVNSRQDRAGVNIRHHIEELLASPAGEWQVPGQTYTFHDVEGRLIHAENVDKDIDADLLIFLSRHASVNPVPVLTVHVTGNFGAAELGGSPRTLPPAAPAMMQATLRSLARHCPEGYRVSYEVTHHGPTALSLPSFFVEIGSTEKEWADPVAGRAVAEAVLSAQPANPVPLIGFGGTHYAARETEIALTSRGAFGHIAHTREIALIEPDMIRSMFGQSGAVAAYIDKKALARGELDRLTDILDECRIPRLSESEIASLGHLSWDTYQAVREYADRISPGSRCYIHNLPEHGTLAIVRVNPVLLAETAKADEPGLIKDLGKLPVVHLSAQNNSLLPDFITYEDHLPQIINDLNTLCVKIIRNKEITATKNDYLIISKVRFDPLKAREEGISPGPFYKQLAAGQAVEINGRVITPDMVSSCSEIKIHIPGLEKFS; from the coding sequence ATGAGGATAGCACTGGTCAACTCCCGCCAGGACAGGGCGGGTGTCAACATCCGGCACCATATCGAAGAACTGCTTGCCTCACCTGCAGGTGAATGGCAGGTACCCGGGCAGACCTACACGTTTCACGATGTGGAAGGGAGGCTGATCCATGCAGAGAACGTGGACAAGGACATCGATGCCGATCTGCTCATCTTCCTCTCCCGCCATGCCAGCGTGAACCCGGTGCCGGTACTTACGGTCCACGTTACCGGGAACTTCGGGGCTGCGGAACTGGGCGGTTCGCCCCGGACCCTTCCCCCGGCAGCGCCGGCCATGATGCAGGCAACGCTTCGTTCCCTGGCCCGCCACTGCCCGGAAGGGTACCGGGTCTCCTACGAAGTGACCCATCACGGGCCGACTGCCCTTTCCCTGCCATCGTTCTTTGTTGAGATCGGCAGCACGGAAAAAGAATGGGCAGACCCGGTTGCCGGGCGGGCCGTTGCCGAAGCAGTCCTCTCCGCACAGCCGGCAAACCCGGTCCCTCTTATCGGGTTTGGCGGCACCCACTATGCAGCCCGTGAGACCGAGATCGCCCTGACTTCACGGGGAGCGTTCGGCCATATTGCCCATACCCGGGAGATCGCCCTGATCGAACCCGACATGATCCGGTCCATGTTCGGGCAGAGCGGAGCGGTTGCTGCTTACATCGACAAAAAAGCCCTTGCCCGCGGGGAACTGGACCGGCTGACCGATATCCTCGACGAATGCAGGATTCCCCGGCTCTCCGAGAGCGAGATTGCATCGCTCGGTCACCTTTCCTGGGACACGTACCAGGCAGTCCGGGAATATGCGGACAGGATCTCGCCTGGCTCCCGGTGCTATATCCATAACCTTCCTGAGCATGGCACGCTTGCCATTGTCCGGGTAAATCCGGTTTTACTGGCCGAAACTGCCAAAGCGGACGAGCCGGGGCTGATTAAGGATCTCGGCAAATTGCCCGTGGTTCACCTGTCTGCGCAGAATAACAGCCTGCTTCCCGATTTTATCACGTATGAGGACCATTTGCCCCAAATAATAAATGATTTAAATACATTGTGCGTAAAAATCATACGTAATAAAGAGATCACTGCAACGAAGAACGATTACCTGATCATATCTAAGGTACGGTTCGATCCCCTCAAGGCGCGCGAAGAGGGGATCAGCCCCGGACCTTTTTACAAACAACTGGCAGCGGGTCAGGCTGTTGAGATCAACGGCAGGGTAATTACCCCTGACATGGTGTCTTCCTGCAGTGAGATTAAAATCCACATCCCGGGGTTGGAGAAGTTTTCATGA
- the glp gene encoding gephyrin-like molybdotransferase Glp, with amino-acid sequence MSLFLNIVPVSEAITAIRRIAVKGAGEQVPLDDALHRVLAEDIRSDVDIPGFTRSIVDGYAVLAADTVGAGESIPALLTLKGRVAMGAGTESSLTTGECIYVPTGGILPGGADAAVMVEQTETVGSEVLVKRPVAPGENILLFNEDFSKGGVVVPRGRRLSAQDIGVLAAAGCTRVPVIQKPRVAIISTGNELVPVESTPGPGQVRDVNSYVVASFVRDRGCIPVPYGIVRDDRDALRSALAKAAGECDAVLVSGGSSKDDRDMVAAVIGEKGEVIVHGIAIAPGKPTIIGRSGAVPIIGLPGHPASAFIVLVAIVRYLLADMAGESGIAQEPVMEATLSENIPSTRGREDYIRVVVRDGVATPLFGKSGLLNTLVRSTGIVRIPAGSEGLETGTRVGVILW; translated from the coding sequence ATGAGTTTGTTCCTCAACATCGTGCCGGTCAGTGAGGCAATAACAGCCATCCGCCGTATCGCGGTGAAGGGGGCAGGAGAGCAGGTTCCTCTTGATGATGCTCTCCACCGGGTACTTGCAGAGGATATCAGGTCCGACGTGGATATTCCGGGATTCACGCGATCGATCGTGGATGGCTACGCGGTCCTGGCAGCGGATACCGTAGGAGCGGGCGAGTCGATCCCGGCACTACTTACGCTGAAAGGCAGGGTTGCAATGGGCGCCGGTACCGAATCGTCCCTCACCACGGGCGAATGCATTTACGTCCCAACAGGAGGTATCCTGCCGGGAGGTGCGGATGCTGCGGTCATGGTCGAGCAGACCGAGACCGTGGGGAGTGAAGTTCTCGTAAAAAGACCGGTTGCTCCGGGAGAGAATATCCTCCTGTTCAATGAAGATTTTTCCAAAGGCGGTGTCGTAGTTCCGCGTGGCCGCAGGCTCTCTGCGCAGGATATAGGTGTACTTGCCGCGGCCGGGTGCACCAGGGTACCGGTCATACAGAAACCCCGGGTAGCCATAATCTCGACAGGCAATGAGCTCGTTCCTGTAGAGAGCACCCCCGGGCCCGGGCAGGTGCGGGACGTCAACTCGTACGTAGTGGCCTCGTTCGTGCGGGACCGGGGCTGCATCCCGGTGCCGTACGGGATTGTGCGGGACGACCGGGATGCCCTCCGGTCGGCACTGGCAAAAGCAGCCGGGGAATGCGACGCGGTCCTGGTCTCCGGGGGCAGTTCCAAGGATGACCGCGACATGGTGGCGGCAGTAATAGGAGAGAAAGGCGAAGTCATCGTCCACGGCATCGCGATTGCTCCCGGTAAGCCAACCATCATCGGCCGTTCGGGTGCGGTACCCATCATCGGGCTTCCCGGCCACCCGGCATCGGCATTCATTGTCCTCGTGGCGATCGTCCGGTACCTCCTCGCCGATATGGCAGGCGAATCAGGAATTGCGCAGGAGCCGGTCATGGAAGCAACACTTTCCGAGAACATCCCCTCCACACGGGGACGCGAGGACTATATCCGGGTTGTTGTCAGGGACGGGGTGGCAACACCGCTCTTTGGCAAATCCGGCCTTCTCAACACGCTGGTCCGGAGCACCGGCATCGTCCGGATCCCGGCGGGAAGCGAGGGGCTCGAAACCGGGACCCGGGTCGGGGTGATCCTGTGGTGA
- the ftsZ gene encoding cell division protein FtsZ, whose product MRSIVEEALTKARDETVSTSQNNEDLDQILAELKTEIAVIGCGGGGSNTISRMMEEGIHGAKLIAINTDAQHLIRTRADQRILVGRQRTRGLGAGSIPQIGEEAALENEQEIRAIVSGCDMVFITVGLGGGTGTGVAPVVAKAAREEGALTIAIVTLPFAAEGAIRMENAEAGLERLRDVADTVIVVPNDRLLEVVPKLPLYAAFKVADEVLMRAVKGITELITMPGLVNLDFADVRTVMERGGVAMIGMGESDSEDKAADSVKKAIRSPLLDVDISGATAALVNVIGGPDMTMEEAEGVVQEVYARVDPNARIIWGAQIDPAMQNKMRTLLVVTGVRSPQIYGRNEKLTPKVQKQYEIDFLK is encoded by the coding sequence ATGAGGTCAATTGTTGAAGAGGCACTCACCAAGGCGAGGGACGAAACCGTGTCCACCTCGCAGAATAACGAAGACCTTGACCAGATCCTTGCCGAGCTCAAAACAGAGATCGCAGTGATCGGTTGCGGGGGCGGCGGCTCGAACACGATCTCCCGCATGATGGAGGAAGGTATCCACGGCGCAAAACTCATCGCCATCAACACCGATGCGCAGCACCTGATCCGTACACGGGCGGACCAGCGCATCCTTGTCGGCCGGCAGCGGACCCGCGGCCTGGGCGCCGGTTCCATCCCGCAGATTGGTGAGGAAGCCGCACTCGAGAACGAGCAGGAGATCCGGGCAATCGTTTCCGGGTGCGACATGGTCTTCATCACGGTCGGCCTCGGTGGCGGCACCGGGACCGGTGTTGCCCCGGTCGTGGCAAAGGCGGCCCGGGAAGAGGGTGCACTCACGATTGCAATCGTTACCCTGCCGTTCGCTGCGGAAGGCGCCATCCGCATGGAGAACGCAGAAGCGGGTCTCGAGCGCCTGCGGGATGTAGCAGACACGGTCATTGTTGTGCCCAATGACCGGCTGCTCGAAGTAGTCCCGAAACTCCCGCTCTATGCCGCATTCAAGGTTGCCGACGAGGTCCTGATGCGGGCCGTGAAGGGAATCACCGAACTTATCACGATGCCGGGACTCGTTAACCTTGACTTTGCCGATGTGCGCACCGTCATGGAACGTGGCGGTGTGGCCATGATCGGTATGGGAGAAAGCGACAGCGAGGACAAGGCGGCAGATTCGGTCAAGAAAGCAATCCGCTCCCCGCTTCTCGATGTGGATATCAGCGGCGCAACTGCCGCGCTCGTCAACGTGATCGGTGGTCCGGACATGACCATGGAAGAGGCAGAAGGCGTAGTCCAGGAAGTTTATGCCCGCGTAGACCCGAATGCGCGTATCATCTGGGGTGCCCAGATCGACCCCGCCATGCAGAACAAAATGCGGACCCTGCTGGTTGTCACGGGCGTACGGTCGCCACAAATATATGGTCGTAATGAGAAGCTTACCCCCAAAGTACAGAAACAGTATGAGATCGATTTTCTCAAGTGA
- a CDS encoding aldehyde dehydrogenase family protein yields MKTYPILIGGVEKQTAEIAHVRFPYTGELYADVCQASANDLKAAVTAACRGFEQTRKLSSHERAEILFRLADEIEKRAEELTEILVMEGGKTWKFAASEVARAIITVRTSAEEAKRIYGEVIPLDTTGDTKGRTGFLQRFPLGPVAGIVPFNFPLNLACHKLAPAIAAGNSIILKPSSATPVSSLVLGEMALAAGLPPDAISVVPCASARAEQLARDPRVAYLSFTGSCTVGWHLREIAGRTKVGLELGGNAAVIVHEDANLDYAAGRIATGGFINAGQVCISVQRVLVHRNVYDIMLEKILAAVKGLHVGDPRDPATDVGPMIDRLKSEDAYRKVQEAVKQGARILTGGTLEENMFAPTILVDTTPAMRVNREEVFAPVISVIPYDDFPQAITIANTGEYGLQVGIFTQNLNRAMRAFGEMDVGGVIVNDIPTFRSDAMPYGGAKGSGLGREGPRFAIEEMTALRLMVINRDGGTE; encoded by the coding sequence ATGAAAACCTATCCGATTCTCATTGGCGGTGTAGAGAAACAGACTGCAGAGATCGCCCACGTGCGGTTCCCGTACACGGGTGAACTGTACGCGGATGTCTGCCAGGCAAGTGCTAACGATCTCAAGGCGGCAGTAACCGCAGCGTGCCGGGGATTTGAACAGACCCGCAAGTTATCTTCCCACGAGCGGGCAGAGATCCTGTTCCGGCTTGCCGATGAGATCGAGAAGCGGGCGGAGGAACTTACTGAAATCCTGGTGATGGAGGGCGGGAAGACCTGGAAGTTTGCCGCAAGCGAAGTTGCCCGCGCCATAATCACGGTCAGGACTTCTGCCGAGGAGGCAAAACGTATCTACGGGGAGGTCATCCCGCTCGATACCACCGGGGATACGAAAGGGAGGACCGGTTTTCTCCAGCGGTTCCCGCTCGGCCCCGTAGCCGGGATCGTGCCGTTCAACTTCCCGCTCAACCTCGCCTGCCACAAGCTGGCACCGGCAATAGCCGCGGGAAATTCCATAATTCTTAAACCCTCATCTGCTACGCCGGTATCGAGTCTTGTCCTGGGAGAGATGGCCCTTGCCGCCGGCCTTCCTCCGGATGCAATAAGTGTTGTTCCCTGTGCAAGCGCCCGTGCCGAGCAGCTTGCCCGTGACCCCCGGGTTGCGTACCTGTCATTCACCGGCAGTTGTACGGTTGGCTGGCATCTCCGGGAGATCGCGGGGAGGACGAAAGTCGGCCTGGAACTCGGGGGCAATGCAGCGGTCATCGTCCACGAGGATGCAAATCTCGATTATGCGGCAGGGCGGATCGCGACCGGGGGTTTCATCAACGCAGGACAGGTCTGCATCTCGGTCCAGCGGGTGCTCGTACACCGCAATGTCTACGATATCATGCTGGAAAAGATCCTTGCCGCTGTAAAGGGGCTTCATGTCGGCGATCCCCGTGACCCGGCAACGGATGTGGGCCCGATGATCGACCGGCTGAAATCCGAGGATGCCTACCGGAAGGTGCAGGAAGCCGTGAAGCAGGGTGCCCGGATTCTCACCGGCGGCACCCTGGAAGAGAATATGTTTGCCCCGACCATTCTCGTTGATACAACCCCCGCCATGCGGGTGAACCGGGAGGAAGTGTTTGCACCGGTCATCTCAGTTATTCCGTACGATGATTTCCCACAAGCCATAACCATTGCAAATACCGGCGAGTACGGGTTGCAGGTCGGCATCTTTACCCAGAACCTCAACCGGGCCATGCGGGCATTCGGGGAGATGGATGTCGGGGGCGTGATCGTGAACGATATTCCCACGTTCCGGAGCGATGCAATGCCGTACGGGGGAGCAAAGGGATCGGGACTTGGCCGGGAAGGCCCGCGGTTTGCCATCGAAGAGATGACCGCACTCCGTCTGATGGTGATCAACCGCGACGGCGGTACAGAATAA
- a CDS encoding molybdopterin biosynthesis protein, whose protein sequence is MVKRYLNVRSLPETLEILTRGVACSVSSEQVPLISSVGRATAEPIFARFSVPEVHLAAMDGIAVMSAETKGASEQRPVTLIQAVRVNTGNIVPPEYDAVIMIEEVLVEGNRFTIRKAAHPWQHVRPAGEDIGETEMVLPSYHQIRPEDLGALAAYGITRVNVLTVQVGLIPTGSELVAPGTPPAPGQVVESNTIMAEAILGAAGATCTRYPMVKDDPVIIKEMVKTAVAENDLVIISAGSSAGTRDYTADVIAELGEVLVHGVAIKPGKPVIIGRIEGKPVIGMPGYPLSALTVLREIALPLLGSCGLPVPVPESIEGHLTVPIAKEVGTDEFVLCAVGRIGNRFVVSPLSRGAGVQMSSIRSNAVLKIPAGTEGAEAGQAVRVTLSVPRSRAERSLLITGSHDPVLDYLGDILSRQGIQLHSTHVGSMGGILAIKKNECHAAPMHLLAEDGDYNIPFLKKYLPGEEITLICVAEREQGIASRDSIHLKDLPRCTFVNRQKGSGTRVLLDYELKRAGINPADIRGYDREVTTHLAVALAVKSGEADAGMCVYSAAHALGLTFVPVGTERYEIAIRREHLDDPRIRALITAISSPAFKENLIRLGGYYTKETGVQRKLP, encoded by the coding sequence GTGGTGAAGCGATACCTCAATGTCAGGTCTCTCCCGGAGACCCTGGAGATCCTCACCAGGGGGGTAGCCTGCTCCGTATCCAGCGAGCAGGTGCCGCTCATCTCTTCAGTAGGCAGGGCAACCGCTGAACCGATCTTTGCCCGGTTCTCGGTGCCGGAAGTGCATCTTGCTGCAATGGACGGAATAGCCGTTATGAGCGCCGAGACAAAAGGCGCATCCGAACAGAGACCGGTGACGCTCATTCAGGCGGTCCGCGTGAACACCGGCAACATCGTCCCCCCAGAGTACGACGCCGTAATCATGATCGAAGAAGTCCTCGTTGAGGGGAACCGGTTCACCATCCGCAAGGCAGCACATCCCTGGCAGCATGTCCGCCCGGCCGGAGAGGATATCGGGGAAACCGAGATGGTTCTCCCGTCGTATCATCAGATCCGCCCGGAAGATCTCGGGGCACTCGCCGCATACGGGATAACCCGGGTAAATGTCCTGACCGTGCAGGTCGGCCTGATCCCCACCGGGAGCGAACTTGTTGCTCCCGGGACCCCGCCGGCACCCGGGCAGGTTGTGGAGAGCAACACTATCATGGCCGAAGCCATACTTGGTGCAGCCGGGGCAACCTGCACCCGGTACCCGATGGTGAAAGACGATCCCGTCATCATAAAAGAGATGGTCAAAACGGCTGTAGCGGAGAATGACCTGGTCATCATTTCCGCGGGTTCTTCGGCCGGCACCCGGGACTATACGGCGGACGTGATCGCAGAACTGGGTGAAGTCCTCGTCCACGGGGTTGCAATCAAACCCGGAAAGCCGGTCATCATCGGCAGGATTGAGGGTAAACCCGTTATCGGTATGCCGGGATACCCCCTTTCAGCCCTGACCGTCCTCCGGGAGATCGCACTCCCCCTCCTTGGTTCCTGTGGTCTGCCAGTGCCAGTTCCGGAAAGTATCGAAGGACACCTCACCGTACCCATTGCAAAAGAGGTGGGAACCGACGAGTTCGTACTCTGTGCGGTCGGCCGGATCGGCAACCGTTTTGTTGTCTCGCCCCTTTCCCGGGGTGCGGGTGTCCAGATGAGTTCGATCCGGTCCAATGCCGTCCTGAAAATCCCGGCGGGAACGGAAGGTGCTGAAGCCGGGCAGGCAGTCCGGGTCACCCTCTCGGTCCCCCGATCCAGGGCAGAACGTTCGCTCCTGATCACCGGCAGCCATGATCCCGTGCTCGATTATCTGGGAGATATCCTCAGCCGGCAGGGGATACAGCTCCATTCCACCCACGTGGGCAGCATGGGCGGGATCCTTGCCATCAAAAAGAACGAGTGCCATGCTGCACCCATGCACCTTCTCGCCGAAGACGGGGATTACAATATCCCATTCCTGAAAAAATACCTGCCCGGGGAGGAGATTACTCTCATCTGCGTAGCCGAACGGGAACAGGGCATTGCATCCAGGGACAGCATCCACTTAAAGGACCTTCCCCGCTGCACGTTCGTCAACCGCCAGAAAGGATCGGGTACCCGCGTTCTCCTGGATTACGAGCTGAAACGTGCGGGGATAAACCCGGCCGATATCCGGGGGTACGACCGCGAAGTAACCACCCACCTGGCGGTTGCCCTTGCAGTAAAATCCGGCGAGGCGGATGCCGGCATGTGCGTGTACAGTGCCGCCCATGCGCTCGGCCTTACGTTCGTTCCGGTGGGCACCGAACGCTACGAGATCGCAATCCGGCGCGAGCACCTCGACGATCCCCGCATCCGGGCACTCATCACGGCAATCAGTTCGCCTGCGTTTAAGGAGAACCTGATCCGGCTCGGCGGGTATTATACAAAGGAGACCGGCGTGCAGCGGAAACTGCCCTGA